Proteins encoded within one genomic window of Candidatus Obscuribacter sp.:
- a CDS encoding DUF2252 domain-containing protein, with product MEQSHVGRLPELAPLRYGRMLVSPFTFYRGTAGIMAFDLNSMGSTNVRVQACGDSHMLNFGAFATPERNIIFDLNDFDETLPAPWEWDVKRLAVSFVLACRDNGLKEKYARSSAEAVAKAYRKKMTEYSRKSILDIWYDRIDWERVIDRTSDPELQRKIKARTEKALKRTIQTHYFPKMTEVQEGKFIFKDNPPSLYHLKGAEQDKFRENALEAFRLYRGTLQDDKQRLFDRYKLSDVAIKVVGVGSVGTYCAVALMLAPDTEPLILQLKEAKASVLEPFAGQSEFVNHGQRVVAGQRIIQSASDIFLGWTEFSDGRHFYIRQLRDAKVKLEPALWDGDHMQEIAEIMGIVLARAHARSGDAAVVSGYLGEESTFDEAIGSFALAYADQAEADYEEFAQAIRSGRLQAATDLGL from the coding sequence AAGCCACGTGGGACGGCTGCCTGAGCTAGCCCCCTTGCGCTACGGACGCATGCTAGTCTCGCCTTTTACCTTTTATCGTGGCACAGCTGGCATCATGGCATTTGACCTCAACTCCATGGGCTCCACCAATGTCAGAGTACAGGCTTGCGGCGATAGCCATATGCTCAACTTTGGCGCCTTTGCCACGCCAGAGCGCAATATTATTTTTGACCTCAATGATTTTGATGAGACCCTGCCAGCCCCCTGGGAATGGGACGTCAAACGGCTGGCGGTGAGCTTTGTCCTGGCCTGCCGCGACAATGGTCTCAAAGAAAAATACGCCAGAAGCTCAGCTGAGGCTGTAGCTAAAGCCTACCGCAAAAAAATGACCGAATATTCGCGCAAGAGTATCCTCGATATATGGTATGACCGCATCGACTGGGAGCGTGTCATAGACAGGACCTCAGATCCCGAGCTGCAGCGCAAAATTAAAGCCCGCACCGAAAAAGCCTTAAAACGCACGATTCAGACACACTATTTTCCTAAGATGACCGAGGTGCAGGAAGGCAAGTTTATCTTTAAAGATAATCCGCCCTCCCTCTATCACCTTAAGGGTGCCGAGCAAGACAAATTTAGAGAAAATGCCCTGGAGGCATTTAGACTCTATAGAGGTACTCTGCAAGACGACAAACAACGTTTGTTTGACCGTTACAAACTCTCTGACGTGGCTATAAAAGTAGTAGGCGTTGGCTCAGTCGGCACCTATTGTGCTGTAGCGCTGATGCTGGCTCCTGATACAGAGCCCCTGATTTTGCAGTTAAAAGAAGCAAAAGCCTCGGTACTTGAGCCTTTTGCTGGACAGAGCGAATTTGTAAACCACGGACAAAGAGTTGTAGCCGGACAACGAATTATTCAATCGGCCTCGGATATATTCCTGGGCTGGACTGAGTTTAGTGACGGCCGCCATTTTTATATAAGACAGTTGCGTGACGCCAAAGTCAAACTCGAGCCCGCACTCTGGGACGGCGACCATATGCAAGAAATCGCCGAAATCATGGGTATCGTGCTGGCTCGAGCCCACGCCCGCTCTGGAGACGCGGCGGTGGTCAGCGGCTATCTTGGTGAAGAGTCCACATTTGATGAAGCAATTGGCTCTTTTGCTCTGGCTTATGCCGACCAGGCCGAAGCCGATTATGAAGAATTTGCACAGGCAATTCGCTCAGGCAGGTTACAAGCGGCTACAGATCTCGGACTTTAG
- a CDS encoding MFS transporter, with amino-acid sequence METLIEKPRVVTVDSPDRENIQTGIAKAAGALTFIAGLNGGWLGPLIQPIAKSQNLPLDQVGLIVSLLCGGCFVSQALGPKILALLGGKRALITGASLLATGMLGLAFAKGLIPLLFMAFLAGLGTGINSIAGHVCLLAFFREKGASALSKLNISYGVGALIAPQIVMALAALTYQSIFIISAALSLAVAGFLTTLPKMDREMHINKIEGATTPVKESFLSFFTLPMALMAAVTFLYVGTESSAGTWLFTYMHDARSASDKLASLAVTSLFMGLTLGRLIAIKATVKFKPSKVTLVAMSLVVLAFVGLDLLSATEHLALLLALAIGVGLGPIYPSMVAQTAHLVKDRPERAASVTALAISSGAVGGILMPGITGQVLARIGVEQSMVFITALSLIMLVTFSLALLSIKSQAK; translated from the coding sequence ATGGAAACCCTAATTGAAAAGCCGAGAGTCGTGACTGTCGACAGTCCGGACAGAGAAAATATCCAGACCGGCATCGCCAAAGCGGCTGGTGCCCTAACTTTTATTGCTGGACTAAATGGTGGCTGGCTGGGACCTTTAATCCAGCCTATCGCCAAGAGTCAAAACCTGCCTTTAGACCAGGTGGGTCTAATCGTCAGCCTGCTTTGTGGTGGCTGTTTTGTCTCACAAGCACTGGGTCCCAAAATACTGGCACTGCTTGGTGGCAAAAGAGCGCTTATTACTGGTGCTAGCTTGCTTGCTACCGGCATGCTCGGGCTGGCTTTTGCCAAAGGTCTTATCCCTCTGTTATTTATGGCGTTTTTAGCCGGTCTTGGCACTGGTATCAACAGCATTGCCGGACACGTCTGTCTGCTGGCATTTTTTAGAGAAAAAGGAGCATCGGCTCTTTCTAAGCTAAATATTTCTTACGGTGTCGGCGCTCTCATTGCACCACAGATAGTGATGGCGCTAGCTGCCCTGACCTATCAATCCATCTTTATCATATCGGCGGCTCTGAGCCTGGCTGTGGCTGGTTTTCTTACAACTCTGCCCAAAATGGACAGAGAGATGCACATCAACAAAATAGAAGGTGCCACCACACCGGTCAAAGAAAGCTTTCTGTCATTTTTTACTCTGCCCATGGCACTGATGGCGGCCGTTACCTTCCTCTATGTTGGTACTGAGAGCTCAGCAGGCACCTGGCTCTTTACTTATATGCATGACGCCCGCAGTGCCTCAGATAAGCTGGCATCACTGGCGGTGACATCACTATTTATGGGATTGACTCTGGGACGACTTATCGCCATCAAAGCAACAGTCAAATTTAAACCGTCAAAAGTAACTCTAGTAGCCATGTCGCTTGTGGTATTAGCTTTTGTCGGTCTGGATTTGCTCAGCGCCACCGAGCATCTCGCATTACTTTTAGCTCTCGCTATTGGTGTTGGACTCGGTCCAATCTATCCCAGTATGGTGGCGCAGACAGCTCACCTGGTTAAGGACAGACCGGAGCGAGCGGCCTCAGTTACAGCCCTGGCTATATCCAGTGGCGCCGTTGGAGGCATCCTCATGCCTGGCATCACTGGACAGGTCCTGGCTCGTATCGGCGTGGAGCAATCCATGGTCTTTATCACTGCATTATCACTAATTATGCTTGTGACATTCAGCCTGGCACTTTTATCAATAAAATCACAAGCCAAATAA
- a CDS encoding SMP-30/gluconolactonase/LRE family protein: MKTYTAAPVAGAKNFRTTLGEGALWESESELLYFVDIDGQAVHSYDPESGKHHYKKTGNKVSTVVKRAGHKQILIAVGHDLELIAQDLQWEAQRDFALLAKVPLDKSMRFNDGKCDAKGRFWCGTMALAETEGAGELYKMETDHTVSKQLSDVTISNGICWSFDNKTMYYIDTPKGTVDAFDYDLDLGTISNRRVVVNNQWGGQFDGMTIDSQGNLYIALWGGSKVIAINPNNDKDKQLIATIELPEVLNVTSCAFGGNDLKTLFITTATNQTDLKDYPNAGLLHQVSLNIPGLAAHQYRG; the protein is encoded by the coding sequence TTGAAGACATATACAGCCGCCCCAGTGGCCGGTGCTAAAAACTTCCGCACCACTCTTGGTGAGGGAGCGCTCTGGGAAAGCGAGTCAGAGCTATTGTATTTTGTCGACATAGACGGTCAGGCGGTGCACTCTTACGACCCCGAGTCGGGCAAACACCACTACAAAAAAACCGGCAACAAAGTAAGCACTGTGGTCAAAAGAGCCGGTCACAAACAAATCCTCATAGCAGTAGGACACGATCTGGAATTAATCGCTCAGGATTTGCAGTGGGAAGCACAAAGAGATTTTGCCCTTTTAGCCAAAGTACCACTGGACAAATCGATGCGCTTTAACGATGGCAAATGCGATGCTAAAGGTCGCTTCTGGTGCGGCACGATGGCGCTGGCCGAAACAGAAGGGGCGGGCGAACTGTATAAGATGGAAACCGACCATACAGTAAGCAAACAGCTATCAGATGTCACCATATCCAATGGCATCTGCTGGAGCTTTGACAATAAGACCATGTATTACATAGACACACCAAAAGGCACTGTCGATGCCTTTGACTATGACCTCGATTTGGGCACTATCTCTAACCGCCGTGTTGTGGTTAATAACCAATGGGGCGGACAATTTGATGGCATGACTATAGACAGTCAGGGCAATCTCTACATCGCCCTCTGGGGCGGCAGCAAAGTCATTGCTATCAATCCCAATAATGATAAAGACAAACAGTTAATTGCCACAATAGAATTACCGGAAGTCTTGAACGTTACTAGTTGTGCTTTTGGCGGTAATGATTTGAAGACTCTATTTATCACCACGGCAACCAATCAGACAGATTTAAAGGACTATCCAAACGCCGGACTCTTGCATCAAGTGTCGCTCAACATACCGGGTTTGGCAGCTCATCAATACCGCGGCTAA
- a CDS encoding YbjQ family protein has product MIVTTTMNVDGYRIVDYKGVVRGMIVRQPTIMQGFKASFKSIVGGTMGSYSEMCEQARNQAYESMVAKAGALGANAIVGMRYDSTAFNASATDMGCEIVAYGTAVTIEPIK; this is encoded by the coding sequence ATGATTGTCACCACCACAATGAATGTAGACGGCTATCGCATAGTCGATTACAAAGGTGTCGTCAGAGGCATGATCGTGCGCCAGCCGACAATCATGCAGGGTTTTAAAGCCAGCTTTAAAAGCATCGTCGGCGGTACCATGGGTAGCTATAGCGAGATGTGTGAACAAGCTCGCAATCAGGCATACGAATCAATGGTGGCCAAAGCAGGCGCACTGGGAGCCAATGCCATCGTCGGTATGCGTTATGACAGCACTGCTTTTAACGCCTCTGCCACCGACATGGGTTGCGAGATTGTGGCTTACGGCACAGCCGTGACCATCGAGCCTATTAAGTAA
- a CDS encoding ATP-binding cassette domain-containing protein, with protein sequence MITVTEVSKGFGSRTLFDNVSVKFTPGNRYGLTGPNGSGKSTFMKILTGESEASNAGIISRPNKVGVLKQNQFAYDNERIIDTVIMGNEALWQAFQERDAICAKENLTEDEMNRLGELEVIIADENGYAAEIEAAEILRGIGIGDDEHENLMKTLPTDYKFRVLLAQALYGEPQALLLDEPTNHLDLESIFWLEEFLSNYDGTLIVISHDRHFLNSVCTHIADIDYDTIIIYNGGYDDMVSQKIQARQTIESANKDKAKKIAQLQEFVAKFAAGQRSSQVQSRRKEMDRLAPQELKRSNIQRPFIRFEQEKPSGREVLITRGLTKGFDGNTLFSNVDMEIMRGDRVAIIGANGVGKTTLLRCLINEIEPDEGSIKWTDNATWSYYPQDYHDEIKPGSTALDWLMQFMVDEGQQYVRSVLGRMLFSGDDSLKATEALSGGEAARLLMARMMMLKNPVLVFDEPTNHLDLEAVSALGEGLAQFPGTVFVVTHDRDLVSTVATRILSFTPNGLINFAGTYDEYLQDYPMKELARRR encoded by the coding sequence ATGATTACAGTAACTGAAGTTTCTAAAGGATTCGGGTCCAGGACACTCTTCGACAACGTCTCGGTCAAATTTACTCCTGGCAACCGATATGGTTTGACAGGTCCTAATGGCTCCGGCAAGTCCACATTTATGAAAATCCTTACTGGCGAAAGTGAAGCCAGTAATGCTGGCATTATCTCCAGACCCAACAAAGTCGGCGTGCTTAAGCAAAACCAATTTGCCTATGACAACGAGCGCATTATCGATACAGTAATCATGGGCAATGAAGCCCTCTGGCAAGCTTTTCAAGAGCGCGACGCCATCTGCGCCAAAGAAAACCTCACCGAAGACGAAATGAACAGACTCGGTGAGTTAGAAGTAATCATCGCTGACGAAAACGGTTATGCAGCCGAAATTGAGGCAGCAGAAATTTTGCGTGGTATCGGCATCGGCGATGACGAACACGAAAACCTGATGAAAACTCTACCTACTGACTATAAGTTTAGAGTTCTACTGGCTCAAGCACTTTATGGCGAGCCCCAGGCGCTCCTTCTGGACGAACCTACAAACCACCTTGACCTTGAGTCAATTTTTTGGCTGGAAGAGTTTCTCTCCAACTATGACGGTACTTTGATTGTCATCTCTCACGACCGCCACTTCTTAAACTCTGTCTGCACCCATATTGCCGACATCGACTACGACACAATCATCATCTACAACGGTGGCTATGATGATATGGTCTCGCAAAAAATCCAAGCCAGACAAACAATTGAATCAGCCAACAAAGACAAAGCTAAAAAAATAGCCCAGTTGCAAGAGTTTGTCGCCAAGTTTGCCGCCGGTCAGCGCTCATCCCAGGTGCAATCACGCCGTAAAGAAATGGATAGACTGGCGCCTCAAGAGCTAAAACGCTCCAATATCCAGCGCCCCTTTATCCGCTTTGAGCAAGAAAAACCATCAGGCAGAGAAGTGCTCATCACCCGTGGATTGACCAAAGGTTTTGACGGAAACACACTCTTTAGCAATGTCGACATGGAAATCATGCGCGGTGACAGAGTAGCCATAATCGGCGCCAACGGTGTTGGTAAAACCACACTCTTGCGCTGCTTAATCAACGAAATCGAACCAGATGAAGGCTCCATCAAATGGACTGACAATGCCACCTGGAGTTATTATCCGCAGGATTATCACGACGAAATCAAACCTGGCTCTACAGCACTTGATTGGCTGATGCAGTTTATGGTCGACGAAGGCCAGCAATATGTACGCAGTGTGCTAGGTCGCATGCTCTTTAGTGGAGACGACAGTTTAAAAGCCACCGAAGCACTCTCTGGAGGCGAAGCCGCCAGATTGCTTATGGCGCGCATGATGATGCTTAAAAACCCGGTACTGGTCTTTGACGAGCCCACAAACCACCTGGATCTTGAAGCAGTTTCGGCCCTGGGCGAGGGACTGGCACAATTTCCGGGTACTGTCTTTGTAGTGACCCATGATAGAGATCTTGTATCTACAGTAGCGACTCGCATCCTCTCCTTCACACCCAATGGTCTGATAAATTTTGCTGGTACTTATGATGAGTATCTCCAGGACTATCCGATGAAAGAGCTTGCTCGCCGCCGCTAA
- the glsA gene encoding glutaminase A, translating to MQESSLFRAFARDGKIARQTLMDAFSESGIIEGDKRLGKLFSALKSGPAELSQSDFQSIVDHSPALVEQVLTGQLAIPQFKEFTEELTAIFHQLENNHEGKLANYIPQLERVDPEKLGISLCTVDGQRFNIGDFDDNFCVQSCSKPITYCLALEEQGEEVVHQYVGAEPSGKTFNELALNAKSQPHNPMINAGAIMCGALIKQGKDASDRFDHVMRLWRDCAGNEKVGFDNAVYLSERQTADRNFALGYFMREKKSFPPGVDLLDALEFYFQCCSIEITTKGMAAVAATLANGGNCPLTGSQVFRPDHVKNCLSLMSSCGMYDFSGEFAFRVGIPAKSGVSGAIMLVVPNVAGLAIWSPRLDELGNSVRGVEFCRQLVKRFKFHTFDSMLGLVDDRLDPRRNIYESRMSAIVAFCWASAEGDVAEMRRLVARGLNPSASDYDGRTALHLAASEGKLASLRYLLELGVAVSPLDRWEHTPLDDAIRQKHEALGSMLREHGGQRRDEITSDKLDKADQTKSATQDGR from the coding sequence GTGCAAGAGTCCAGTTTATTTAGAGCTTTTGCCAGAGACGGAAAAATCGCCAGACAGACTCTCATGGACGCCTTTAGCGAGAGCGGCATCATTGAGGGTGACAAAAGACTGGGCAAACTATTTAGCGCTCTAAAAAGCGGTCCGGCCGAACTATCTCAGAGTGATTTCCAGTCCATAGTTGACCATTCGCCCGCTCTGGTAGAGCAAGTCTTAACCGGTCAATTAGCCATTCCCCAATTTAAAGAATTTACCGAAGAGTTGACTGCAATATTTCATCAGCTCGAAAACAATCACGAAGGCAAACTAGCCAACTATATCCCGCAATTAGAAAGAGTCGATCCCGAAAAGCTCGGTATCTCGCTTTGTACTGTGGACGGACAGCGTTTTAATATCGGAGACTTTGACGACAATTTTTGTGTGCAGTCCTGCTCCAAACCGATTACATATTGTCTCGCTCTGGAAGAACAGGGCGAAGAAGTAGTCCATCAATACGTAGGCGCTGAGCCAAGCGGCAAGACTTTTAATGAGCTAGCTCTCAATGCCAAAAGTCAGCCACACAATCCTATGATTAATGCTGGTGCCATCATGTGTGGTGCGCTAATTAAACAGGGCAAAGATGCCTCAGATAGATTTGATCATGTTATGCGTCTGTGGCGCGACTGTGCTGGCAACGAAAAAGTCGGTTTTGACAATGCTGTCTATTTATCCGAAAGACAGACAGCCGACCGCAACTTTGCCCTGGGCTATTTTATGCGCGAAAAGAAAAGCTTCCCACCAGGTGTGGACTTGCTCGATGCTCTTGAGTTTTACTTCCAGTGCTGTTCCATAGAAATCACCACCAAAGGTATGGCAGCAGTGGCAGCCACACTGGCTAATGGCGGCAACTGCCCACTTACTGGCAGTCAGGTTTTTAGACCAGACCATGTCAAAAACTGTCTCAGCCTCATGTCTAGCTGTGGCATGTATGACTTTAGTGGTGAATTTGCCTTTAGAGTGGGCATCCCCGCTAAAAGCGGTGTATCCGGCGCAATTATGCTGGTGGTGCCAAACGTCGCCGGGCTCGCCATCTGGTCACCGCGGCTCGATGAGCTAGGTAACAGTGTGCGCGGCGTGGAGTTTTGCAGACAGCTCGTTAAACGCTTTAAGTTTCACACTTTTGACTCAATGCTGGGACTGGTGGATGACCGCCTTGACCCCAGGCGCAATATCTATGAGTCGCGCATGAGCGCTATTGTGGCTTTTTGCTGGGCTTCAGCAGAGGGCGATGTGGCCGAGATGCGCAGACTGGTGGCCCGTGGTCTCAATCCATCGGCATCTGACTATGATGGACGCACAGCCCTGCATCTGGCAGCTAGCGAGGGCAAGCTGGCATCGCTGCGTTACTTGCTTGAGCTGGGTGTGGCAGTTAGCCCACTAGACCGCTGGGAGCATACGCCACTTGACGATGCTATAAGACAAAAACATGAGGCACTGGGCAGTATGCTGAGAGAGCATGGTGGACAGCGCCGGGATGAGATAACATCAGATAAGCTAGATAAAGCAGATCAGACAAAATCGGCAACTCAAGATGGACGATGA